AAACAAAGAGGCCAACAAGAAAAAGTGCAGCCGCAAACGGACTCGCTGGCATCTAAGACTCAGCACCACGAAAACTGGAGAACGTAATCTACCGGGTATAACCCCCACTCCTCTCGTTCAAATACAATATGCGCGCATGAAACAAATTAATATCCATGCGAAACCCAGTCTCTGATTCAAAATATCAATCAATGaatacaaaaaagaaggaaaaaaaaaagaaaaagaaatggccaGGCACCGACTAAAAACTGCTCTGTACACAGTCTACCTTCTAAGCCCTACAAAACGAGATCAAGCACCAACGGCGGCGCAACCTTTCCTAAACGCAAGGTCAAGTCGTCCTGCATCGGCAACGAGTTCAAATCGAAGCCCGTGACTCTCTTGCTGTTTGATTTCTTCAACACTGGCACAGGCTTTGCGGCCGCTGCTGCCAAGCTTTCCAGCATGGCCGCCCTGTGCTTCCTCATGTGACCGCCGAGGGCTTGGCCCATCGGGAAATCGAGGCCGCATATCGAGCACTCGTGCGTCTTTGGCTTGGCCGGCGAGGAATCTGCTGCGTGGCCGAGGTGGAAGAGATCGCCGGAGATCAGCTTCTGCTTCTTGTGGCTGGCTTTGTGCCCTCCGAGCGCCTGGAACGAGGAGAATTCGCGGTTGCAAGTCTTGCACGCGAACATTCGCTCTGTAGGGTGCGATTTGCGGTCCGGCGACGCCGAGTCGGTGCTCTCGCCAACACGGGAGAGGAGCATCAAGCAATTGGCCCTGGCCAGGGCTTCGACCTCCGtgtcctctctgtctctcttcaCCATCTCTGGAAGTCTGTAGTGGAGAATGTGAAATCGGGGTGTCTGATTTTTCtggtttcttcttttgcttgctGAGTCGGGAGGAATGATCTGACCGTGTGTGGAGGAGTGCGAGTCTTATATATAGGACGAGAGGCCAGGGGCGGGTGATGACCTATCCGCTTACGCTTAGCTGAAGTGACGAAAAGGCCCTCGAGTTTCTCGCGGAAAGTCTGGCAGTTTTGCGTGAAGATGAAGGGCAAACATGGCAATGTGAGCCGCCGAAAGAGGAGAGCGAGAATAGCGTGTGAACGCGTGTGAAATTGGGGAAAGTCGTGACGAGTGACCGAGGCTGaagtttctttgtcttttctaGAAGCTTTTTAGCTCGCGCTGTTGGTGTTGTACGACCAATCAAGGCGCGTGTGCAAGAATATCGGGAAATTTAACTCTTTTTCGTTCCGTAACATTTTGAGACAGCAAATCAGACTATTCCGAAGACCTTCTAGGGTCTTCTAGTCTAATATCCTCAGCATTCGCTGGATTTTGATCTAAAATTACTTATGAAAATATATCATAAGAGATAAAAAATGGGACTTGAAAATTATGAATTCAAGACTTTCTAATCtaaaatcatgtaaaattttgtgatattattattaattattttaaaaactcaaattgTTAAATGAAAATTGTGCTTAATATTTAAGTATAATAATGCTTTCTACTTCTCACTTGTTGATTCGCACGAAATACATTAAGGAACACGAAACTAGGCCGATATTTCTCTCCCAGTGCGATGAAATAAACTAATCAATGTATTTTGGAAGGAAGTGGAGAAAGTATGATGGGCATCTGAGGCCAAGACCTAAAGAACACGGTGTATATCAAAAAGCTAATTAAGTAGCTAAAAACCTTAGAAGGCGGTTTTATACGAGTGCGGGGTACTAGGAAGGAACTAACTCGCGCCAATAAAGAATGTGGACGGTGCCGTCGCTTTGGAATCACAACATTTGGGGCTAGTCATCCGAGACGTCTTCCGACAGCAGCCAGATGAATTGATGACATAGAGGGAATGGGGGAGCATAAGTCGTGACGTCACTGCACTTAGTCAATAGAAAAACCTGCTATTAGATGGTCCATTGCTACAAAAATAGAATGCAAGGCTAAATTCACACGCATCCGAGATCACTTAACACAAGTCCCCAAACACTTTAGCAAATCTCCAATTTTGTTTTGTGAACGGTAAGAGACTGACACTTTCCATCATAAGTAGTTGAGTACAGCGTCAGCACACTCTTCTCGTTTCATGGCTTATTCAATATCTTGTACAGGGAATTCCACCTTGTCTGTGCATCTAGAGGAATTCCCAATTTGCCTTCCTTGCTTCATGTAGAGGATCCCTAACTCTTGATCCCCAAATATGGTGGATTCAAAATATTGAACCTGGCCACGTATGGTGGCAATAGAATAATAAAACTAGCTTATTTGCACAAATTACCACAGTAGTGTTGGCACCTAAATTTgcaattatttagaaattaatcATGGCAAGGTTATGATTTTGCTTGCTTGAGGTGTTTGTGTTTGCCATatctctagtatttatttattactttgatttgttGAGTGTTACATTATTAGTTGCATACTCACATGATTACCCATTACATGTTAATGGCTTAGAATGAAAACTGGCCAATGTTGCctacaaaatattttcgaaataaaaaggaaagacatTGACATGATGTTTGATTAATTTTGGCATAGCCAAATCCCCGTATCCATGAATCTTTGGCTCACATAGGTAAAGTGCTCTCCTATGTTGATTAGTGACAGTATTAataactgattagtggcgacttctgaATAAACTAATTAACATGTTAagctaattaaattaaaagatgaaagtTGTATTTGGTATGGGTTTGGAAGAGACCATGCTATGTTTGTGGGAGAGAGGCATTTCACTTATCTATCTTAAACAGTTAAACAATGCAAATAATCCATTGTTTAACCCCCTTGAACCTAAATAATTTGGAGAATTTCTTTTGACTTAACTCTGTTAAGAACCACTCCATG
The nucleotide sequence above comes from Eucalyptus grandis isolate ANBG69807.140 chromosome 2, ASM1654582v1, whole genome shotgun sequence. Encoded proteins:
- the LOC104432758 gene encoding zinc finger protein ZAT8; translated protein: MVKRDREDTEVEALARANCLMLLSRVGESTDSASPDRKSHPTERMFACKTCNREFSSFQALGGHKASHKKQKLISGDLFHLGHAADSSPAKPKTHECSICGLDFPMGQALGGHMRKHRAAMLESLAAAAAKPVPVLKKSNSKRVTGFDLNSLPMQDDLTLRLGKVAPPLVLDLVL